In a genomic window of Vulpes lagopus strain Blue_001 chromosome 13, ASM1834538v1, whole genome shotgun sequence:
- the ASB15 gene encoding ankyrin repeat and SOCS box protein 15 isoform X5, giving the protein MCSVFPGQKLPLSKLYPVMDTNDDPDDDHLTSYDIQLSIQESIEASKSVFYSERFAPLSDQNRKLVEAIKQGHILELQEYVKYKYALDEADEKGWFPLHEAVVQPIQQILEIVLDASYQTLWEFKTSDGETPLTLAVKAGLVENVRTLLEKGVWPNTKNDKGETPLLIAVKNGSYDMVFTLLKHNTSLDQPCTKRWSAMHEAAKLGRKDIIALLLNHGGNVHLRDGFGVTPLGVAAEHGHCDVLEHLIHRGGDVFALADDGASVLFEAAGGGNPDCISLLLEYGGSGNVPNRAGHLPIHRAAYEGHYLALKYLIPVTSKNAIQKSGLTPIHSAADGQNVQCLELLIENGFDVNTLLADHISESYDDERKTALYFAVSNNDIQCTEVLLAAGADPNLDPLNCLLVAVRANNHEIVRLLLSHGANVNCYFMHVNDTRFPSAIQYALNDEVMLRLLLNNGYRVEMCFDCMHGNIFGNSFVWSEIEEEVLPGWTSCVIKDNPLKSALEVQREWPEIRQILGLGKLSKICLIENPCSLKHLCRLKIRRLMGLQRLCQPASMEKLRLPPTIQRYILFKEYDLYGQELNLPTPCSLGSLPTSRTDCVSLASFCIAYLLPTRQYMS; this is encoded by the exons ATTTGCACCACTAAGTGATCAAAACAGAAAACTTGTAGAAGCCATAAAACAAG GTCACATTCTTGAGCTCCAggaatatgtgaaatataaatatgcattgGATGAAGCTGATGAAAAAGGATGGTTTCCGCTGCACGAAGCTGTTGTTCAacccattcaacaaatacttgaaatTGTTCTGGACG caTCCTACCAGACACTCTGGGAGTTCAAGACCTCTGATGGAGAAACACCCTTGACTTTGGCAGTCAAAGCTGGTCTGGTGGAAAATGTAAGAACTTTACTAGAAAAGGGAGTGTGGCCAAACACCAAAAATGACAAAGGAGAGACACCCCTTCTGATTG CTGTGAAAAATGGCTCCTATGACATGGTGTTCACACTGCTTAAACACAACACCAGCCTTGACCAGCCCTGCACCAAGCGATGGTCAGCAATGCATGAAGCAGCCAAACTAGGCCGCAAAGATATCATAGCTCTGCTACTAAATCATGGAGGCAATGTCCACCTGAGAGATGGATTTGGGGTTACACCATTAGGCGTTGCTGCTGAGCATGGTCACTGTGATGTGTTGGAACACCTGATCCACAGAG GTGGTGATGTGTTTGCTTTGGCGGATGATGGGGCATCAGTGTTGTTTGAGGCAGCAGGAGGGGGCAATCCTGACTGCATTTCCCTCCTGCTGGAATACGGAGGAAGTGGAAATGTACCCAACAGAGCAGGGCATCTTCCAATACACCGAGCTGCCTATGAGGGACATTATCT tgctctGAAGTATCTTATCCCAGTAACATCCAAAAATGCAATCCAGAAAAGTGGCCTAACACCAATTCACTCTGCAGCAGATGGACAAAATGTGCAATGCCTAGAACTGCTTATTGAAAATGGCTTTGATGTTAATACCCTGCTTGCTGACCACATTTCCGAGAGCTATGATGACGAGCGGAAGACGGCGCTGTATTTTGCCGTTTCTAACAATGACATCCAGTGCACAGAAGTCCTTCTGGCTGCAGGTGCAGACCCAAACCTAGATCCCCTCAACTGTCTACTTGTGGCAGTGAGGGCCAATAACCATGAAATTGTCCGGCTGCTTCTCTCCCATGGAGCTAACGTCAATTGTTATTTTATGCACGTGAATGACACGCGTTTCCCCAGTGCCATTCAGTATGCCCTCAATGACGAGGTAATGCTGAGGCTGTTGCTGAATAATGGCTATCGAGTGGAGATGTGCTTTGACTGCATGCATGGGAACATCTTTGGAAATTCATTTGTGTGGTCAGAGATAGAAGAAGAGGTACTACCAGGGTGGACATCTTGTGTAATAAAAGATAACCCG CTGAAGTCTGCACTAGAAGTACAGAGAGAATGGCCAGAAATCCGTCAAAtactag GTCTTGGCAAATTGTCAAAAATCTGTCTTATAG AGAATCCTTGCTCACTGAAGCATTTGTGCCGGTTAAAAATTCGAAGGCTTATGGGACTCCAGCGACTCTGCCAGCCAGCCTCAATGGAGAAGCTCCGTCTACCACCAACCATCCAAAGATACATATTATTTAAAGAGTATGATCTCTATGGACAAGAGCTAAATTTGCC gACACCTTGCTCTCTTGGCTCTCTTCCCACCTCCCGGACCGACTGCGTGTCTCTGGCTTCTTTCTGTATTGCTTATCTCCTGCCAACCCGTCAGTATATGTCTTAA
- the ASB15 gene encoding ankyrin repeat and SOCS box protein 15 isoform X2 — MTRRSFQKKLPLSKLYPVMDTNDDPDDDHLTSYDIQLSIQESIEASKSVFYSERFAPLSDQNRKLVEAIKQGHILELQEYVKYKYALDEADEKGWFPLHEAVVQPIQQILEIVLDASYQTLWEFKTSDGETPLTLAVKAGLVENVRTLLEKGVWPNTKNDKGETPLLIAVKNGSYDMVFTLLKHNTSLDQPCTKRWSAMHEAAKLGRKDIIALLLNHGGNVHLRDGFGVTPLGVAAEHGHCDVLEHLIHRGGDVFALADDGASVLFEAAGGGNPDCISLLLEYGGSGNVPNRAGHLPIHRAAYEGHYLALKYLIPVTSKNAIQKSGLTPIHSAADGQNVQCLELLIENGFDVNTLLADHISESYDDERKTALYFAVSNNDIQCTEVLLAAGADPNLDPLNCLLVAVRANNHEIVRLLLSHGANVNCYFMHVNDTRFPSAIQYALNDEVMLRLLLNNGYRVEMCFDCMHGNIFGNSFVWSEIEEEVLPGWTSCVIKDNPFCEFITVPWMKHLVGSVIRVLIDYMDYIPLCAKLKSALEVQREWPEIRQILGLGKLSKICLIENPCSLKHLCRLKIRRLMGLQRLCQPASMEKLRLPPTIQRYILFKEYDLYGQELNLPTPCSLGSLPTSRTDCVSLASFCIAYLLPTRQYMS, encoded by the exons ATTTGCACCACTAAGTGATCAAAACAGAAAACTTGTAGAAGCCATAAAACAAG GTCACATTCTTGAGCTCCAggaatatgtgaaatataaatatgcattgGATGAAGCTGATGAAAAAGGATGGTTTCCGCTGCACGAAGCTGTTGTTCAacccattcaacaaatacttgaaatTGTTCTGGACG caTCCTACCAGACACTCTGGGAGTTCAAGACCTCTGATGGAGAAACACCCTTGACTTTGGCAGTCAAAGCTGGTCTGGTGGAAAATGTAAGAACTTTACTAGAAAAGGGAGTGTGGCCAAACACCAAAAATGACAAAGGAGAGACACCCCTTCTGATTG CTGTGAAAAATGGCTCCTATGACATGGTGTTCACACTGCTTAAACACAACACCAGCCTTGACCAGCCCTGCACCAAGCGATGGTCAGCAATGCATGAAGCAGCCAAACTAGGCCGCAAAGATATCATAGCTCTGCTACTAAATCATGGAGGCAATGTCCACCTGAGAGATGGATTTGGGGTTACACCATTAGGCGTTGCTGCTGAGCATGGTCACTGTGATGTGTTGGAACACCTGATCCACAGAG GTGGTGATGTGTTTGCTTTGGCGGATGATGGGGCATCAGTGTTGTTTGAGGCAGCAGGAGGGGGCAATCCTGACTGCATTTCCCTCCTGCTGGAATACGGAGGAAGTGGAAATGTACCCAACAGAGCAGGGCATCTTCCAATACACCGAGCTGCCTATGAGGGACATTATCT tgctctGAAGTATCTTATCCCAGTAACATCCAAAAATGCAATCCAGAAAAGTGGCCTAACACCAATTCACTCTGCAGCAGATGGACAAAATGTGCAATGCCTAGAACTGCTTATTGAAAATGGCTTTGATGTTAATACCCTGCTTGCTGACCACATTTCCGAGAGCTATGATGACGAGCGGAAGACGGCGCTGTATTTTGCCGTTTCTAACAATGACATCCAGTGCACAGAAGTCCTTCTGGCTGCAGGTGCAGACCCAAACCTAGATCCCCTCAACTGTCTACTTGTGGCAGTGAGGGCCAATAACCATGAAATTGTCCGGCTGCTTCTCTCCCATGGAGCTAACGTCAATTGTTATTTTATGCACGTGAATGACACGCGTTTCCCCAGTGCCATTCAGTATGCCCTCAATGACGAGGTAATGCTGAGGCTGTTGCTGAATAATGGCTATCGAGTGGAGATGTGCTTTGACTGCATGCATGGGAACATCTTTGGAAATTCATTTGTGTGGTCAGAGATAGAAGAAGAGGTACTACCAGGGTGGACATCTTGTGTAATAAAAGATAACCCG TTTTGTGAGTTTATTACAGTTCCTTGGATGAAACACTTGGTAGGCAGCGTTATTCGTGTATTAATTGATTACATGGATTATATTCCTCTGTGTGCTAAGCTGAAGTCTGCACTAGAAGTACAGAGAGAATGGCCAGAAATCCGTCAAAtactag GTCTTGGCAAATTGTCAAAAATCTGTCTTATAG AGAATCCTTGCTCACTGAAGCATTTGTGCCGGTTAAAAATTCGAAGGCTTATGGGACTCCAGCGACTCTGCCAGCCAGCCTCAATGGAGAAGCTCCGTCTACCACCAACCATCCAAAGATACATATTATTTAAAGAGTATGATCTCTATGGACAAGAGCTAAATTTGCC gACACCTTGCTCTCTTGGCTCTCTTCCCACCTCCCGGACCGACTGCGTGTCTCTGGCTTCTTTCTGTATTGCTTATCTCCTGCCAACCCGTCAGTATATGTCTTAA
- the ASB15 gene encoding ankyrin repeat and SOCS box protein 15 isoform X3, with translation MCSVFPGQKLPLSKLYPVMDTNDDPDDDHLTSYDIQLSIQESIEASKSVFYSERFAPLSDQNRKLVEAIKQGHILELQEYVKYKYALDEADEKGWFPLHEAVVQPIQQILEIVLDASYQTLWEFKTSDGETPLTLAVKAGLVENVRTLLEKGVWPNTKNDKGETPLLIAVKNGSYDMVFTLLKHNTSLDQPCTKRWSAMHEAAKLGRKDIIALLLNHGGNVHLRDGFGVTPLGVAAEHGHCDVLEHLIHRGGDVFALADDGASVLFEAAGGGNPDCISLLLEYGGSGNVPNRAGHLPIHRAAYEGHYLALKYLIPVTSKNAIQKSGLTPIHSAADGQNVQCLELLIENGFDVNTLLADHISESYDDERKTALYFAVSNNDIQCTEVLLAAGADPNLDPLNCLLVAVRANNHEIVRLLLSHGANVNCYFMHVNDTRFPSAIQYALNDEVMLRLLLNNGYRVEMCFDCMHGNIFGNSFVWSEIEEEVLPGWTSCVIKDNPFCEFITVPWMKHLVGSVIRVLIDYMDYIPLCAKLKSALEVQREWPEIRQILENPCSLKHLCRLKIRRLMGLQRLCQPASMEKLRLPPTIQRYILFKEYDLYGQELNLPTPCSLGSLPTSRTDCVSLASFCIAYLLPTRQYMS, from the exons ATTTGCACCACTAAGTGATCAAAACAGAAAACTTGTAGAAGCCATAAAACAAG GTCACATTCTTGAGCTCCAggaatatgtgaaatataaatatgcattgGATGAAGCTGATGAAAAAGGATGGTTTCCGCTGCACGAAGCTGTTGTTCAacccattcaacaaatacttgaaatTGTTCTGGACG caTCCTACCAGACACTCTGGGAGTTCAAGACCTCTGATGGAGAAACACCCTTGACTTTGGCAGTCAAAGCTGGTCTGGTGGAAAATGTAAGAACTTTACTAGAAAAGGGAGTGTGGCCAAACACCAAAAATGACAAAGGAGAGACACCCCTTCTGATTG CTGTGAAAAATGGCTCCTATGACATGGTGTTCACACTGCTTAAACACAACACCAGCCTTGACCAGCCCTGCACCAAGCGATGGTCAGCAATGCATGAAGCAGCCAAACTAGGCCGCAAAGATATCATAGCTCTGCTACTAAATCATGGAGGCAATGTCCACCTGAGAGATGGATTTGGGGTTACACCATTAGGCGTTGCTGCTGAGCATGGTCACTGTGATGTGTTGGAACACCTGATCCACAGAG GTGGTGATGTGTTTGCTTTGGCGGATGATGGGGCATCAGTGTTGTTTGAGGCAGCAGGAGGGGGCAATCCTGACTGCATTTCCCTCCTGCTGGAATACGGAGGAAGTGGAAATGTACCCAACAGAGCAGGGCATCTTCCAATACACCGAGCTGCCTATGAGGGACATTATCT tgctctGAAGTATCTTATCCCAGTAACATCCAAAAATGCAATCCAGAAAAGTGGCCTAACACCAATTCACTCTGCAGCAGATGGACAAAATGTGCAATGCCTAGAACTGCTTATTGAAAATGGCTTTGATGTTAATACCCTGCTTGCTGACCACATTTCCGAGAGCTATGATGACGAGCGGAAGACGGCGCTGTATTTTGCCGTTTCTAACAATGACATCCAGTGCACAGAAGTCCTTCTGGCTGCAGGTGCAGACCCAAACCTAGATCCCCTCAACTGTCTACTTGTGGCAGTGAGGGCCAATAACCATGAAATTGTCCGGCTGCTTCTCTCCCATGGAGCTAACGTCAATTGTTATTTTATGCACGTGAATGACACGCGTTTCCCCAGTGCCATTCAGTATGCCCTCAATGACGAGGTAATGCTGAGGCTGTTGCTGAATAATGGCTATCGAGTGGAGATGTGCTTTGACTGCATGCATGGGAACATCTTTGGAAATTCATTTGTGTGGTCAGAGATAGAAGAAGAGGTACTACCAGGGTGGACATCTTGTGTAATAAAAGATAACCCG TTTTGTGAGTTTATTACAGTTCCTTGGATGAAACACTTGGTAGGCAGCGTTATTCGTGTATTAATTGATTACATGGATTATATTCCTCTGTGTGCTAAGCTGAAGTCTGCACTAGAAGTACAGAGAGAATGGCCAGAAATCCGTCAAAtactag AGAATCCTTGCTCACTGAAGCATTTGTGCCGGTTAAAAATTCGAAGGCTTATGGGACTCCAGCGACTCTGCCAGCCAGCCTCAATGGAGAAGCTCCGTCTACCACCAACCATCCAAAGATACATATTATTTAAAGAGTATGATCTCTATGGACAAGAGCTAAATTTGCC gACACCTTGCTCTCTTGGCTCTCTTCCCACCTCCCGGACCGACTGCGTGTCTCTGGCTTCTTTCTGTATTGCTTATCTCCTGCCAACCCGTCAGTATATGTCTTAA
- the ASB15 gene encoding ankyrin repeat and SOCS box protein 15 isoform X4, with product MDTNDDPDDDHLTSYDIQLSIQESIEASKSVFYSERFAPLSDQNRKLVEAIKQGHILELQEYVKYKYALDEADEKGWFPLHEAVVQPIQQILEIVLDASYQTLWEFKTSDGETPLTLAVKAGLVENVRTLLEKGVWPNTKNDKGETPLLIAVKNGSYDMVFTLLKHNTSLDQPCTKRWSAMHEAAKLGRKDIIALLLNHGGNVHLRDGFGVTPLGVAAEHGHCDVLEHLIHRGGDVFALADDGASVLFEAAGGGNPDCISLLLEYGGSGNVPNRAGHLPIHRAAYEGHYLALKYLIPVTSKNAIQKSGLTPIHSAADGQNVQCLELLIENGFDVNTLLADHISESYDDERKTALYFAVSNNDIQCTEVLLAAGADPNLDPLNCLLVAVRANNHEIVRLLLSHGANVNCYFMHVNDTRFPSAIQYALNDEVMLRLLLNNGYRVEMCFDCMHGNIFGNSFVWSEIEEEVLPGWTSCVIKDNPFCEFITVPWMKHLVGSVIRVLIDYMDYIPLCAKLKSALEVQREWPEIRQILGLGKLSKICLIENPCSLKHLCRLKIRRLMGLQRLCQPASMEKLRLPPTIQRYILFKEYDLYGQELNLPTPCSLGSLPTSRTDCVSLASFCIAYLLPTRQYMS from the exons ATTTGCACCACTAAGTGATCAAAACAGAAAACTTGTAGAAGCCATAAAACAAG GTCACATTCTTGAGCTCCAggaatatgtgaaatataaatatgcattgGATGAAGCTGATGAAAAAGGATGGTTTCCGCTGCACGAAGCTGTTGTTCAacccattcaacaaatacttgaaatTGTTCTGGACG caTCCTACCAGACACTCTGGGAGTTCAAGACCTCTGATGGAGAAACACCCTTGACTTTGGCAGTCAAAGCTGGTCTGGTGGAAAATGTAAGAACTTTACTAGAAAAGGGAGTGTGGCCAAACACCAAAAATGACAAAGGAGAGACACCCCTTCTGATTG CTGTGAAAAATGGCTCCTATGACATGGTGTTCACACTGCTTAAACACAACACCAGCCTTGACCAGCCCTGCACCAAGCGATGGTCAGCAATGCATGAAGCAGCCAAACTAGGCCGCAAAGATATCATAGCTCTGCTACTAAATCATGGAGGCAATGTCCACCTGAGAGATGGATTTGGGGTTACACCATTAGGCGTTGCTGCTGAGCATGGTCACTGTGATGTGTTGGAACACCTGATCCACAGAG GTGGTGATGTGTTTGCTTTGGCGGATGATGGGGCATCAGTGTTGTTTGAGGCAGCAGGAGGGGGCAATCCTGACTGCATTTCCCTCCTGCTGGAATACGGAGGAAGTGGAAATGTACCCAACAGAGCAGGGCATCTTCCAATACACCGAGCTGCCTATGAGGGACATTATCT tgctctGAAGTATCTTATCCCAGTAACATCCAAAAATGCAATCCAGAAAAGTGGCCTAACACCAATTCACTCTGCAGCAGATGGACAAAATGTGCAATGCCTAGAACTGCTTATTGAAAATGGCTTTGATGTTAATACCCTGCTTGCTGACCACATTTCCGAGAGCTATGATGACGAGCGGAAGACGGCGCTGTATTTTGCCGTTTCTAACAATGACATCCAGTGCACAGAAGTCCTTCTGGCTGCAGGTGCAGACCCAAACCTAGATCCCCTCAACTGTCTACTTGTGGCAGTGAGGGCCAATAACCATGAAATTGTCCGGCTGCTTCTCTCCCATGGAGCTAACGTCAATTGTTATTTTATGCACGTGAATGACACGCGTTTCCCCAGTGCCATTCAGTATGCCCTCAATGACGAGGTAATGCTGAGGCTGTTGCTGAATAATGGCTATCGAGTGGAGATGTGCTTTGACTGCATGCATGGGAACATCTTTGGAAATTCATTTGTGTGGTCAGAGATAGAAGAAGAGGTACTACCAGGGTGGACATCTTGTGTAATAAAAGATAACCCG TTTTGTGAGTTTATTACAGTTCCTTGGATGAAACACTTGGTAGGCAGCGTTATTCGTGTATTAATTGATTACATGGATTATATTCCTCTGTGTGCTAAGCTGAAGTCTGCACTAGAAGTACAGAGAGAATGGCCAGAAATCCGTCAAAtactag GTCTTGGCAAATTGTCAAAAATCTGTCTTATAG AGAATCCTTGCTCACTGAAGCATTTGTGCCGGTTAAAAATTCGAAGGCTTATGGGACTCCAGCGACTCTGCCAGCCAGCCTCAATGGAGAAGCTCCGTCTACCACCAACCATCCAAAGATACATATTATTTAAAGAGTATGATCTCTATGGACAAGAGCTAAATTTGCC gACACCTTGCTCTCTTGGCTCTCTTCCCACCTCCCGGACCGACTGCGTGTCTCTGGCTTCTTTCTGTATTGCTTATCTCCTGCCAACCCGTCAGTATATGTCTTAA
- the ASB15 gene encoding ankyrin repeat and SOCS box protein 15 isoform X1: protein MCSVFPGQKLPLSKLYPVMDTNDDPDDDHLTSYDIQLSIQESIEASKSVFYSERFAPLSDQNRKLVEAIKQGHILELQEYVKYKYALDEADEKGWFPLHEAVVQPIQQILEIVLDASYQTLWEFKTSDGETPLTLAVKAGLVENVRTLLEKGVWPNTKNDKGETPLLIAVKNGSYDMVFTLLKHNTSLDQPCTKRWSAMHEAAKLGRKDIIALLLNHGGNVHLRDGFGVTPLGVAAEHGHCDVLEHLIHRGGDVFALADDGASVLFEAAGGGNPDCISLLLEYGGSGNVPNRAGHLPIHRAAYEGHYLALKYLIPVTSKNAIQKSGLTPIHSAADGQNVQCLELLIENGFDVNTLLADHISESYDDERKTALYFAVSNNDIQCTEVLLAAGADPNLDPLNCLLVAVRANNHEIVRLLLSHGANVNCYFMHVNDTRFPSAIQYALNDEVMLRLLLNNGYRVEMCFDCMHGNIFGNSFVWSEIEEEVLPGWTSCVIKDNPFCEFITVPWMKHLVGSVIRVLIDYMDYIPLCAKLKSALEVQREWPEIRQILGLGKLSKICLIENPCSLKHLCRLKIRRLMGLQRLCQPASMEKLRLPPTIQRYILFKEYDLYGQELNLPTPCSLGSLPTSRTDCVSLASFCIAYLLPTRQYMS, encoded by the exons ATTTGCACCACTAAGTGATCAAAACAGAAAACTTGTAGAAGCCATAAAACAAG GTCACATTCTTGAGCTCCAggaatatgtgaaatataaatatgcattgGATGAAGCTGATGAAAAAGGATGGTTTCCGCTGCACGAAGCTGTTGTTCAacccattcaacaaatacttgaaatTGTTCTGGACG caTCCTACCAGACACTCTGGGAGTTCAAGACCTCTGATGGAGAAACACCCTTGACTTTGGCAGTCAAAGCTGGTCTGGTGGAAAATGTAAGAACTTTACTAGAAAAGGGAGTGTGGCCAAACACCAAAAATGACAAAGGAGAGACACCCCTTCTGATTG CTGTGAAAAATGGCTCCTATGACATGGTGTTCACACTGCTTAAACACAACACCAGCCTTGACCAGCCCTGCACCAAGCGATGGTCAGCAATGCATGAAGCAGCCAAACTAGGCCGCAAAGATATCATAGCTCTGCTACTAAATCATGGAGGCAATGTCCACCTGAGAGATGGATTTGGGGTTACACCATTAGGCGTTGCTGCTGAGCATGGTCACTGTGATGTGTTGGAACACCTGATCCACAGAG GTGGTGATGTGTTTGCTTTGGCGGATGATGGGGCATCAGTGTTGTTTGAGGCAGCAGGAGGGGGCAATCCTGACTGCATTTCCCTCCTGCTGGAATACGGAGGAAGTGGAAATGTACCCAACAGAGCAGGGCATCTTCCAATACACCGAGCTGCCTATGAGGGACATTATCT tgctctGAAGTATCTTATCCCAGTAACATCCAAAAATGCAATCCAGAAAAGTGGCCTAACACCAATTCACTCTGCAGCAGATGGACAAAATGTGCAATGCCTAGAACTGCTTATTGAAAATGGCTTTGATGTTAATACCCTGCTTGCTGACCACATTTCCGAGAGCTATGATGACGAGCGGAAGACGGCGCTGTATTTTGCCGTTTCTAACAATGACATCCAGTGCACAGAAGTCCTTCTGGCTGCAGGTGCAGACCCAAACCTAGATCCCCTCAACTGTCTACTTGTGGCAGTGAGGGCCAATAACCATGAAATTGTCCGGCTGCTTCTCTCCCATGGAGCTAACGTCAATTGTTATTTTATGCACGTGAATGACACGCGTTTCCCCAGTGCCATTCAGTATGCCCTCAATGACGAGGTAATGCTGAGGCTGTTGCTGAATAATGGCTATCGAGTGGAGATGTGCTTTGACTGCATGCATGGGAACATCTTTGGAAATTCATTTGTGTGGTCAGAGATAGAAGAAGAGGTACTACCAGGGTGGACATCTTGTGTAATAAAAGATAACCCG TTTTGTGAGTTTATTACAGTTCCTTGGATGAAACACTTGGTAGGCAGCGTTATTCGTGTATTAATTGATTACATGGATTATATTCCTCTGTGTGCTAAGCTGAAGTCTGCACTAGAAGTACAGAGAGAATGGCCAGAAATCCGTCAAAtactag GTCTTGGCAAATTGTCAAAAATCTGTCTTATAG AGAATCCTTGCTCACTGAAGCATTTGTGCCGGTTAAAAATTCGAAGGCTTATGGGACTCCAGCGACTCTGCCAGCCAGCCTCAATGGAGAAGCTCCGTCTACCACCAACCATCCAAAGATACATATTATTTAAAGAGTATGATCTCTATGGACAAGAGCTAAATTTGCC gACACCTTGCTCTCTTGGCTCTCTTCCCACCTCCCGGACCGACTGCGTGTCTCTGGCTTCTTTCTGTATTGCTTATCTCCTGCCAACCCGTCAGTATATGTCTTAA
- the ASB15 gene encoding ankyrin repeat and SOCS box protein 15 isoform X6, protein MCSVFPGQKLPLSKLYPVMDTNDDPDDDHLTSYDIQLSIQESIEASKSVFYSERFAPLSDQNRKLVEAIKQGHILELQEYVKYKYALDEADEKGWFPLHEAVVQPIQQILEIVLDASYQTLWEFKTSDGETPLTLAVKAGLVENVRTLLEKGVWPNTKNDKGETPLLIAVKNGSYDMVFTLLKHNTSLDQPCTKRWSAMHEAAKLGRKDIIALLLNHGGNVHLRDGFGVTPLGVAAEHGHCDVLEHLIHRGGDVFALADDGASVLFEAAGGGNPDCISLLLEYGGSGNVPNRAGHLPIHRAAYEGHYLALKYLIPVTSKNAIQKSGLTPIHSAADGQNVQCLELLIENGFDVNTLLADHISESYDDERKTALYFAVSNNDIQCTEVLLAAGADPNLDPLNCLLVAVRANNHEIVRLLLSHGANVNCYFMHVNDTRFPSAIQYALNDEVMLRLLLNNGYRVEMCFDCMHGNIFGNSFVWSEIEEEVLPGWTSCVIKDNPLKSALEVQREWPEIRQILENPCSLKHLCRLKIRRLMGLQRLCQPASMEKLRLPPTIQRYILFKEYDLYGQELNLPTPCSLGSLPTSRTDCVSLASFCIAYLLPTRQYMS, encoded by the exons ATTTGCACCACTAAGTGATCAAAACAGAAAACTTGTAGAAGCCATAAAACAAG GTCACATTCTTGAGCTCCAggaatatgtgaaatataaatatgcattgGATGAAGCTGATGAAAAAGGATGGTTTCCGCTGCACGAAGCTGTTGTTCAacccattcaacaaatacttgaaatTGTTCTGGACG caTCCTACCAGACACTCTGGGAGTTCAAGACCTCTGATGGAGAAACACCCTTGACTTTGGCAGTCAAAGCTGGTCTGGTGGAAAATGTAAGAACTTTACTAGAAAAGGGAGTGTGGCCAAACACCAAAAATGACAAAGGAGAGACACCCCTTCTGATTG CTGTGAAAAATGGCTCCTATGACATGGTGTTCACACTGCTTAAACACAACACCAGCCTTGACCAGCCCTGCACCAAGCGATGGTCAGCAATGCATGAAGCAGCCAAACTAGGCCGCAAAGATATCATAGCTCTGCTACTAAATCATGGAGGCAATGTCCACCTGAGAGATGGATTTGGGGTTACACCATTAGGCGTTGCTGCTGAGCATGGTCACTGTGATGTGTTGGAACACCTGATCCACAGAG GTGGTGATGTGTTTGCTTTGGCGGATGATGGGGCATCAGTGTTGTTTGAGGCAGCAGGAGGGGGCAATCCTGACTGCATTTCCCTCCTGCTGGAATACGGAGGAAGTGGAAATGTACCCAACAGAGCAGGGCATCTTCCAATACACCGAGCTGCCTATGAGGGACATTATCT tgctctGAAGTATCTTATCCCAGTAACATCCAAAAATGCAATCCAGAAAAGTGGCCTAACACCAATTCACTCTGCAGCAGATGGACAAAATGTGCAATGCCTAGAACTGCTTATTGAAAATGGCTTTGATGTTAATACCCTGCTTGCTGACCACATTTCCGAGAGCTATGATGACGAGCGGAAGACGGCGCTGTATTTTGCCGTTTCTAACAATGACATCCAGTGCACAGAAGTCCTTCTGGCTGCAGGTGCAGACCCAAACCTAGATCCCCTCAACTGTCTACTTGTGGCAGTGAGGGCCAATAACCATGAAATTGTCCGGCTGCTTCTCTCCCATGGAGCTAACGTCAATTGTTATTTTATGCACGTGAATGACACGCGTTTCCCCAGTGCCATTCAGTATGCCCTCAATGACGAGGTAATGCTGAGGCTGTTGCTGAATAATGGCTATCGAGTGGAGATGTGCTTTGACTGCATGCATGGGAACATCTTTGGAAATTCATTTGTGTGGTCAGAGATAGAAGAAGAGGTACTACCAGGGTGGACATCTTGTGTAATAAAAGATAACCCG CTGAAGTCTGCACTAGAAGTACAGAGAGAATGGCCAGAAATCCGTCAAAtactag AGAATCCTTGCTCACTGAAGCATTTGTGCCGGTTAAAAATTCGAAGGCTTATGGGACTCCAGCGACTCTGCCAGCCAGCCTCAATGGAGAAGCTCCGTCTACCACCAACCATCCAAAGATACATATTATTTAAAGAGTATGATCTCTATGGACAAGAGCTAAATTTGCC gACACCTTGCTCTCTTGGCTCTCTTCCCACCTCCCGGACCGACTGCGTGTCTCTGGCTTCTTTCTGTATTGCTTATCTCCTGCCAACCCGTCAGTATATGTCTTAA